A region from the Cellvibrio sp. PSBB006 genome encodes:
- a CDS encoding DUF3482 domain-containing protein, with protein sequence MTIPHLCVVGHPNKGKSSIVSTLTENDSVRIGAESGTTTSADTFEFLLDQRVLLKLTDTPGFQRARQVLSWLQSEEVSSANRSERVKQFLREPGHAQKFPDEVALLTPIMAGAGILYVVDGAQPVSPADEAEMEILRWTGQPRMAVINPMGEPRALDEWQRTLTQFFQWVRIFNPLTASVPERLTLFRAMGELLPEWSKSISELCAGLAERDQQRLQDVGFNLANYWCEQINRREPVTLLDKSGLSQAEERLRRALDEQEKQFFKHISSAWGHNHFVFENDAQWDLGSDTLMNTETWYLWGLKQRELLLVSGAAGAATGLIVDAGLGGSSFLLGALSGGVIGSVGGWLAARQLPGKRIGWLPLAQQKEFAGPVQHPNFPLVVMARALTVTRQLWHRPHAERGALTLRTSATDWSRQEQVQLLQWAKSLQQDQWKAKQQDALVKWVMGELQKVVGEG encoded by the coding sequence ATGACTATTCCTCATTTATGTGTGGTGGGCCATCCCAACAAGGGCAAATCCTCCATCGTCTCCACGCTCACCGAAAATGACAGTGTGCGTATCGGTGCCGAATCGGGCACCACCACCAGCGCCGATACGTTTGAATTTCTGCTCGACCAACGCGTGTTGCTTAAATTGACTGACACACCCGGCTTCCAACGCGCACGCCAGGTGTTAAGTTGGCTGCAAAGCGAAGAAGTCAGCTCCGCAAATCGTTCCGAACGCGTAAAACAATTTTTGCGCGAACCGGGCCACGCACAAAAATTTCCTGATGAGGTTGCGTTGCTCACGCCCATCATGGCTGGCGCGGGCATCTTGTATGTTGTCGACGGCGCACAACCGGTCAGCCCCGCCGATGAAGCGGAGATGGAAATCCTGCGCTGGACCGGCCAGCCGCGCATGGCGGTAATAAACCCCATGGGCGAACCGCGCGCATTGGATGAATGGCAGCGCACGCTGACACAATTTTTCCAATGGGTGCGTATATTCAATCCGCTCACCGCCAGCGTGCCGGAACGTTTAACCTTATTTCGTGCCATGGGCGAACTGCTTCCGGAGTGGAGCAAATCCATTAGCGAATTATGCGCGGGCCTCGCCGAGCGCGATCAACAACGCTTGCAGGATGTCGGCTTTAATCTCGCCAATTATTGGTGCGAACAAATTAACCGACGCGAACCGGTAACGCTGTTAGATAAAAGTGGATTGAGCCAGGCCGAAGAACGTTTGCGGCGCGCGCTGGATGAACAGGAAAAACAATTTTTCAAACACATCAGCAGCGCCTGGGGACACAATCATTTCGTGTTTGAAAATGACGCACAGTGGGATCTCGGCAGCGACACATTAATGAATACCGAAACCTGGTATTTGTGGGGCTTAAAACAACGCGAATTATTATTGGTCAGCGGTGCCGCCGGCGCCGCAACCGGTTTAATTGTCGACGCCGGTTTAGGCGGCAGTTCATTTTTATTAGGTGCATTATCCGGCGGCGTTATCGGCTCCGTCGGGGGCTGGCTAGCCGCACGGCAACTCCCCGGAAAGCGCATCGGTTGGTTACCGCTCGCACAACAAAAAGAATTCGCCGGCCCGGTGCAACATCCCAATTTCCCCCTCGTCGTCATGGCCCGCGCCCTCACCGTCACCCGCCAACTCTGGCACCGCCCCCACGCCGAACGCGGCGCACTCACCCTCCGCACCAGCGCCACCGATTGGTCGCGCCAGGAACAAGTGCAGTTATTGCAATGGGCAAAATCCTTGCAACAGGATCAATGGAAAGCGAAGCAGCAGGATGCGTTGGTGAAGTGGGTGATGGGGGAGTTGCAGAAGGTTGTGGGGGAAGGTTAG
- a CDS encoding DUF2868 domain-containing protein produces the protein MTNSPSLTLPPQVSWLLWPVALLLGVGIAAGSLSYSPSGRINVLWIWLLWAGLPLLGSVASLWAMFFGSGRPWLFQWRNRTVHWHPSKRQRLEMLALLQSFWLLIGVGMLVGYWLLLLFTDLAFGWSSTLIDEQQTVLALIETIATPWQWLWPAAVPDASVIESTRYIRIAPNDNITAAGEWWPFLMASLLCYNLLPRLVLRGLLAVRLRHLRGHDVNVRAPQMTVTTTPVSVASEASPTDWQDATVIHWEIRSDAGTMLGIADWQHDEAAFKALLVDKPHSLLWRVNASRSPVAELSDLIQLARTAGITRQALQAVCDATTDPARHLASWRAFANQQQLVWLKETT, from the coding sequence TTGACCAACTCCCCATCCCTCACACTGCCGCCACAGGTTTCCTGGTTGTTGTGGCCCGTCGCCCTGTTGTTGGGGGTGGGCATTGCGGCCGGTTCGCTCAGTTACAGCCCGAGCGGGCGAATCAATGTGTTGTGGATCTGGTTGCTGTGGGCGGGTTTGCCTTTGTTGGGTTCTGTTGCGTCCTTATGGGCGATGTTCTTTGGGAGCGGCCGGCCCTGGTTATTCCAATGGCGCAATCGCACGGTGCATTGGCATCCGTCAAAACGCCAGCGGTTGGAGATGTTGGCGCTGCTGCAAAGTTTCTGGTTGCTGATAGGCGTGGGCATGCTTGTCGGTTATTGGTTGTTGTTGCTGTTTACGGACCTGGCGTTTGGCTGGAGTTCGACGCTGATTGATGAGCAACAGACGGTCCTCGCGCTGATTGAAACGATTGCGACACCCTGGCAGTGGCTTTGGCCGGCGGCAGTGCCGGATGCGAGCGTTATTGAGTCAACCCGCTATATAAGAATCGCGCCGAATGACAACATCACCGCCGCCGGTGAGTGGTGGCCGTTTTTGATGGCGAGCCTGTTGTGTTACAACCTGTTGCCGCGATTAGTGCTGCGCGGATTATTGGCTGTGCGGCTGCGTCACTTGCGTGGCCACGACGTAAATGTTAGGGCGCCGCAAATGACAGTGACGACAACGCCAGTAAGTGTCGCCAGCGAAGCGTCGCCGACCGACTGGCAAGACGCGACGGTTATCCACTGGGAAATTCGCAGCGATGCCGGCACCATGTTAGGCATTGCCGATTGGCAACACGATGAGGCCGCGTTCAAAGCGCTGCTCGTCGACAAACCGCACAGCCTGTTATGGCGGGTCAACGCCAGCCGCTCGCCGGTGGCAGAACTGAGCGATCTGATTCAGTTGGCGCGCACCGCCGGCATCACCCGGCAGGCATTGCAAGCCGTGTGTGATGCCACCACGGACCCGGCGCGTCATCTTGCCAGCTGGCGCGCCTTCGCCAATCAACAACAACTTGTCTGGCTTAAGGAAACCACCTGA
- a CDS encoding glycoside hydrolase family 26 protein: MIKTHTATAKWLPCLFTRCFLALASLFILISCADSDPEHTANAVSLVDAKATAQTRALYQNLHRLSPEHVLFGHQDALAYGVLWEGDEDRSDARDVTDSHPALYGWEIGNLELDAPENLDKVNFARMRRWIQAAYQRGGVITISWHMNSPATGGNAWDTRPTVAEIIPGGSKHDQLKAYLDAFVAFNEQLALTDEQGEKHYIPLIFRPWHEHNGDWFWWGKGHASEADYIALWRFTVEYLRDDNKVHNLIYAFSPDRSRTDINHFKRDYLYGYPGDDYVDIIGLDNYWDLGHPANEAPAEQQKQDFARSLQGIVEIANEKGKIAALTEGGQDKLPNPKFWTETVLPAIKANATTRQLAYMMVWRNANREREGRDHFYVPYEGHEGAADFLHFSRHALVLFENELPDMYVAPSL; the protein is encoded by the coding sequence ATGATCAAAACCCACACTGCTACTGCTAAATGGCTACCCTGTTTATTCACCCGTTGCTTTCTCGCCTTGGCGAGCTTGTTCATCCTCATCTCCTGCGCGGATTCCGACCCGGAGCACACGGCTAACGCTGTGTCTCTCGTGGACGCAAAAGCTACCGCACAAACCCGTGCGCTCTATCAGAATTTGCATCGATTAAGCCCCGAGCATGTGTTATTCGGCCATCAGGACGCCCTGGCTTATGGCGTGCTGTGGGAAGGCGACGAAGATCGTTCCGACGCGCGCGATGTGACCGACTCTCACCCCGCACTCTACGGTTGGGAGATCGGCAACCTGGAGCTGGATGCGCCGGAAAATCTCGACAAGGTTAACTTCGCGCGTATGCGCCGCTGGATTCAGGCGGCCTATCAACGCGGCGGGGTGATCACCATCAGCTGGCACATGAACAGCCCGGCCACCGGCGGCAATGCCTGGGATACCCGGCCCACTGTGGCCGAGATCATTCCCGGCGGCAGCAAGCATGATCAGCTCAAGGCGTATCTGGATGCTTTTGTTGCCTTTAACGAGCAGTTGGCGCTGACCGATGAGCAGGGCGAAAAGCATTACATTCCGCTCATCTTCCGCCCCTGGCACGAGCACAACGGCGACTGGTTCTGGTGGGGCAAGGGCCACGCCAGCGAAGCAGATTACATCGCGCTCTGGCGCTTCACTGTGGAATACCTGCGCGATGACAACAAGGTGCACAACCTGATCTACGCCTTCTCGCCCGACCGCAGCCGCACGGACATCAACCACTTCAAACGCGACTATCTCTACGGTTACCCCGGCGACGACTATGTCGACATCATCGGCCTGGACAACTACTGGGATCTCGGCCACCCCGCCAACGAGGCCCCGGCAGAACAACAAAAACAAGACTTCGCGCGCAGCCTGCAAGGGATTGTTGAGATCGCCAATGAGAAAGGCAAAATCGCCGCGTTGACGGAAGGCGGCCAGGATAAATTGCCCAACCCGAAGTTTTGGACGGAAACCGTCTTACCGGCGATCAAAGCCAACGCCACGACGCGACAACTGGCCTATATGATGGTCTGGCGCAACGCCAACCGCGAGCGTGAAGGGCGCGATCATTTTTATGTGCCTTACGAAGGCCACGAAGGCGCGGCGGATTTCCTGCATTTTTCCCGTCATGCCCTGGTGTTGTTTGAGAACGAATTGCCAGATATGTATGTGGCACCGTCGCTTTGA
- the tsaA gene encoding tRNA (N6-threonylcarbamoyladenosine(37)-N6)-methyltransferase TrmO, translating to MEFTFPAIGIVHSCFKEKFGIPRQPGLVPLARAQLELLPPYDDPAALDGLETCSHLWIQFVFHANRREEWKPRVKPPRLGGNKSLGVFATRSPVRPSPIGLSVVRLEGIHQEEGKLWLALSGVDLLDGTPVLDIKPYVPYVDCVADAVNGFAAEAPPQMPVRFSATALDFCADYHRSNGLDLQSLLTQILQQDPRPSYQTLDPARVYGMRLLDLDIRWRYAAQNAESFALVTDVVVTG from the coding sequence ATGGAATTCACCTTCCCCGCCATCGGAATCGTCCATTCCTGCTTCAAGGAAAAGTTTGGCATCCCCCGTCAACCGGGATTGGTGCCGCTGGCGCGCGCGCAATTGGAATTGCTACCTCCCTATGATGATCCCGCCGCGCTGGACGGCTTGGAAACTTGCAGCCACCTGTGGATTCAATTTGTGTTCCACGCCAACCGCCGCGAAGAGTGGAAACCCAGGGTCAAACCGCCGCGCCTCGGCGGCAATAAAAGCCTCGGTGTCTTCGCCACCCGATCACCGGTTCGGCCGTCTCCGATCGGTTTGTCCGTGGTGCGCCTGGAGGGTATTCATCAGGAAGAGGGCAAGCTGTGGCTGGCGTTATCGGGGGTTGATCTGCTCGACGGCACGCCGGTCCTGGATATCAAACCCTACGTGCCGTATGTGGATTGCGTGGCGGATGCGGTGAACGGGTTTGCGGCGGAAGCACCCCCACAAATGCCGGTACGCTTTTCTGCAACGGCCCTGGATTTCTGCGCGGATTATCACCGCAGCAACGGGCTGGATCTTCAATCATTGCTGACGCAAATCCTGCAACAGGACCCACGCCCTTCGTATCAGACGCTCGATCCCGCCCGGGTGTATGGCATGCGCTTGCTGGATCTGGATATACGCTGGCGTTACGCAGCACAAAACGCAGAATCTTTTGCCCTCGTAACGGACGTCGTCGTCACTGGCTGA
- the fabF gene encoding beta-ketoacyl-ACP synthase II — MNSPIVVTGMGMVSPLGCSVKPVWQRLIAGQSGISFIDRFDISDFPIRIAGLVPDISRDAEAGFDADAVIEPKERKKLDRFSLYALAAAQEALAQAGWHPQSLADQEATATIIGTGIGGFSIITQAQKTLDERGYRKLSPFTVPAFLANLAAGNVSIRYGFKGPLGTPVTACAAGVQAIGDGMRLIRSGEARVALVGGTEACVDPLSLAGFHALKALSREADTPHTASRPFDAQRTGFVMGEGAGLLVIETLEHALARGATPLAILSGYGTSSDAHHITSGPEDGAGAAAAMRRALAMANLQPADIHYVNAHATSTPVGDRAEVASLRAVFGEHLPQVPVSSTKSATGHLLGAAGGVESIFTVMATIEDRLPATLNLEQVDDDLQGLDFIPLHSRKQRVQHALCNGFGFGGVNAALLVSKWPNE; from the coding sequence ATGAATTCACCCATCGTAGTCACCGGTATGGGCATGGTCAGCCCTCTCGGTTGTAGTGTCAAGCCGGTCTGGCAACGGCTGATTGCCGGTCAGTCGGGTATCAGTTTTATTGATCGTTTTGATATCAGCGACTTCCCCATTCGCATCGCCGGTCTGGTGCCGGACATTTCCCGGGATGCTGAAGCCGGGTTCGATGCCGATGCGGTCATTGAGCCGAAAGAGCGTAAAAAGCTGGATCGGTTTTCACTTTATGCCCTGGCAGCGGCGCAGGAAGCTTTGGCCCAGGCCGGCTGGCATCCGCAAAGTCTGGCCGACCAGGAAGCCACAGCCACTATCATTGGCACTGGCATCGGCGGCTTTTCCATCATTACCCAGGCACAAAAAACACTGGATGAACGGGGCTATCGCAAGTTGTCGCCGTTTACGGTGCCGGCGTTCCTCGCCAACCTGGCGGCGGGTAATGTCTCTATCCGTTATGGTTTTAAAGGCCCATTGGGCACACCAGTAACTGCGTGCGCCGCCGGTGTTCAGGCGATTGGCGATGGCATGCGGCTGATTCGCAGCGGTGAAGCCAGAGTGGCTTTGGTCGGTGGTACAGAAGCCTGTGTTGATCCGCTGTCCCTGGCAGGCTTTCATGCACTGAAAGCGCTGTCGAGAGAGGCCGACACACCGCACACCGCATCGCGCCCCTTCGATGCGCAGCGCACCGGTTTTGTGATGGGCGAGGGCGCCGGTTTATTGGTGATCGAAACCCTGGAGCATGCACTGGCCCGCGGTGCGACACCGCTGGCGATATTGAGCGGTTATGGCACCAGTAGCGATGCACATCATATTACCTCGGGACCCGAAGACGGTGCCGGTGCGGCAGCGGCCATGCGGCGCGCCCTGGCGATGGCAAACTTGCAACCGGCGGATATTCATTATGTGAATGCTCACGCAACCTCCACCCCGGTGGGCGATCGCGCTGAAGTGGCCAGTTTGCGCGCGGTGTTTGGCGAGCACTTGCCGCAAGTGCCGGTGTCCTCCACCAAATCAGCCACCGGCCATTTGCTCGGAGCCGCCGGTGGAGTGGAGAGCATCTTTACGGTGATGGCGACGATAGAAGATCGGTTACCCGCCACGCTGAATCTGGAGCAAGTGGATGACGATTTGCAGGGTCTGGATTTCATCCCGCTGCACAGCAGAAAGCAGCGCGTTCAACATGCGCTTTGTAATGGATTTGGTTTTGGTGGGGTGAATGCGGCGTTGCTAGTAAGCAAGTGGCCCAATGAATAA
- a CDS encoding TetR/AcrR family transcriptional regulator yields MPYPKDQKIKSRARILKSATELFFRYGFQKVSINQIMKEARMTHGAFYAHFESKEALFSASFLETLKDRGRARLVKAPLPVKKLIALATSYLNLRQQENLEPAPETLLFNEIGQHDERIRPLLQNSYDHLRKLLENRITAISRLQKLDINPSLISDRARAVLASLVGAITLARMLPDETERCAILNAAQTQILALMGVKPRQLVEH; encoded by the coding sequence ATGCCCTATCCCAAAGACCAGAAAATCAAATCCCGTGCCCGTATCCTTAAATCGGCCACGGAGCTGTTTTTTCGCTACGGTTTTCAGAAGGTGTCCATCAACCAGATCATGAAAGAAGCGCGCATGACCCACGGGGCGTTTTATGCGCACTTCGAATCCAAGGAAGCACTGTTTTCTGCGTCTTTTCTGGAAACCCTTAAGGATCGTGGACGGGCGCGACTGGTCAAGGCGCCGCTGCCAGTGAAAAAATTGATCGCCCTGGCAACCAGCTACCTCAATTTGCGTCAGCAGGAAAACCTGGAACCGGCGCCGGAAACCCTGCTGTTCAATGAAATTGGCCAGCACGACGAACGCATCCGCCCGCTGTTACAAAACTCCTACGACCACCTGCGCAAACTGCTTGAAAACCGTATTACCGCTATCAGCCGTCTGCAAAAACTCGACATTAACCCGAGCCTGATCAGCGACCGCGCCCGCGCCGTTCTCGCCTCGCTGGTCGGCGCCATCACCCTCGCCCGTATGCTTCCGGACGAAACCGAACGCTGCGCCATATTAAACGCCGCGCAAACGCAGATTCTGGCGTTGATGGGTGTGAAGCCACGGCAGCTGGTTGAACATTAA
- a CDS encoding DUF4197 domain-containing protein — MKALKLFLLAVPLSLAACNASMPEILQTSADVASASGYGNQAQLVRGIKDALELSSGRAATSLSQTGGYSNNPLYRIELPQSVQPIASTLRQFGLGGQLDKVETLMNQGAEKAAVEAKDVFISAVRNMTVTDALGIIRGHDTAATDYFRQQTESTLRQRYLPIIQQNLRQIGFYNQYQQLLGTYKQLPIANKPDLDLEQHVLNQSLTALFKEVATQEQLIRKDPVERGSAIIGAVFSK; from the coding sequence ATGAAGGCCCTCAAACTCTTTTTACTCGCCGTGCCCCTGTCCCTCGCCGCCTGCAATGCCAGCATGCCGGAAATCTTGCAAACCAGTGCCGATGTAGCCAGTGCCAGTGGATATGGCAATCAGGCGCAGTTGGTACGCGGCATCAAGGATGCGCTGGAGCTGAGCAGCGGGCGCGCTGCGACCAGCCTGTCGCAAACCGGCGGCTACAGTAACAATCCGCTGTACCGCATTGAGTTGCCGCAATCGGTCCAGCCTATCGCCAGCACCCTGCGCCAGTTCGGTTTGGGCGGCCAGTTGGATAAGGTCGAAACGCTAATGAACCAGGGCGCGGAGAAGGCAGCGGTTGAAGCGAAGGACGTCTTTATCAGTGCCGTGCGCAATATGACAGTGACGGACGCACTGGGGATTATTCGCGGTCACGACACGGCGGCCACGGACTATTTCCGTCAGCAAACCGAGTCCACCCTGCGCCAGCGTTACCTGCCCATCATCCAGCAGAACCTGCGGCAGATCGGTTTTTACAACCAGTACCAACAGCTGCTTGGTACCTATAAGCAACTCCCCATCGCCAACAAGCCGGACCTGGATCTCGAACAGCATGTGTTAAACCAGAGCCTGACGGCGTTATTCAAGGAAGTAGCTACCCAGGAACAACTGATCCGCAAGGACCCGGTTGAGCGCGGCAGTGCCATCATCGGTGCGGTATTCAGCAAGTAA
- the serA gene encoding phosphoglycerate dehydrogenase — MSKTSLDKSKIKFLLLEGVHQSAVNTLNAAGYTNIEYLKTALGEDELIERIQDAHFVGLRSRTQLTRRVFENAPKLIAAGCFCIGTNQVDLKAAQEHGVAVFNAPYSNTRSVAELVIAEAILLLRNIPAKNAVCHRGGWDKSAIGSYEIRGKTLGLIGYGSIGSQTSVLAEGLGMNVCFYDVITKLPLGNATQMRSLDELLSTADIVSLHVPETHATQNMIGAREIGLMKKGAILLNASRGTVVDIDALAQAVRIGHLSGAAIDVFPEEPKANDDEFISPLRGLDNVILTPHIGGSTMEAQANIGVEVAEKLIKYSDNGTTTSSVNFPEVALPGHPDAHRLLHVHANVPGVMSSINKIFSDFNINIVAQYLQTNEKVGYVVVDINSPYSEEALEKLRNVEGTIRCRVLF; from the coding sequence ATGAGCAAGACGTCGTTAGACAAAAGCAAGATCAAATTCCTGTTGCTGGAAGGCGTTCACCAATCCGCGGTCAATACGCTTAACGCCGCCGGTTATACCAACATTGAATATCTGAAGACCGCCCTGGGCGAAGACGAATTGATCGAGCGGATTCAGGATGCCCATTTTGTCGGCCTGCGCTCGCGCACCCAACTGACCCGCCGCGTATTCGAAAATGCGCCCAAGCTGATTGCCGCCGGTTGTTTCTGTATCGGCACCAATCAGGTAGATCTGAAAGCGGCGCAGGAACACGGCGTTGCGGTTTTCAATGCACCCTACTCCAACACCCGCTCCGTCGCCGAACTGGTGATCGCCGAAGCTATCCTGTTGCTGCGCAACATTCCCGCAAAAAATGCCGTGTGTCATCGCGGCGGCTGGGATAAATCGGCTATCGGCTCTTACGAAATTCGCGGTAAAACCCTGGGACTGATCGGTTACGGCTCTATCGGCAGCCAGACCAGCGTGCTGGCGGAAGGTCTGGGCATGAATGTCTGTTTTTACGACGTAATCACCAAGTTGCCCCTGGGCAATGCAACCCAGATGCGTAGCCTGGATGAGTTACTGAGCACAGCTGATATCGTCAGCCTGCATGTGCCGGAAACCCATGCCACACAAAACATGATCGGCGCGCGGGAAATCGGTTTGATGAAGAAAGGCGCGATCCTGCTCAACGCTTCGCGCGGGACAGTGGTGGATATTGATGCTCTGGCCCAGGCAGTCCGGATCGGCCACTTGTCGGGCGCCGCCATTGATGTCTTCCCGGAAGAACCCAAAGCCAATGACGATGAATTTATCAGCCCCCTGCGCGGCCTGGACAACGTCATCCTTACCCCGCATATCGGCGGTTCCACCATGGAGGCCCAGGCGAATATTGGGGTGGAAGTGGCAGAGAAGTTAATTAAATATTCCGACAACGGCACCACTACCAGCTCGGTCAATTTCCCGGAAGTGGCTTTGCCTGGTCATCCGGATGCGCATCGCTTGCTGCACGTCCATGCCAACGTGCCGGGCGTGATGTCATCCATCAACAAAATCTTCTCCGACTTCAACATCAACATCGTCGCGCAATATCTGCAAACTAACGAGAAGGTTGGTTATGTGGTAGTGGATATTAATTCGCCGTATAGCGAGGAGGCGTTGGAGAAGTTGCGTAATGTGGAAGGGACGATTCGGTGTCGGGTGTTGTTTTAA
- a CDS encoding DUF368 domain-containing protein: protein MTQEQRSIKDYLVIFLKGMCMGAADVVPGVSGGTIAFITGVYDEWLNSLKRCTPAVLLMLKTDGLANTWRYINGNFLLALFGGILVSLKTFAAIVLIAMETYPILVWAFFSGLVLASIYLLGKSQTSWRLPHWIALLMGAAFIYAVANLAPAQLPGYAWILFLGGFVAICAMILPGISGSFILLLVGLYPVFLNAIHNLEIGKLLAFGLGCICGLIIFSRFLSWLLTSYHRATLATLIGFLVGSLYVTWPWKQVLTTTLDSDGNIVVLQQANLSPFEYLSVTGVEPMLFAACLSALAGVLLVVVTEYVAHRLKR, encoded by the coding sequence TTGACGCAAGAACAGCGCAGTATCAAGGATTATCTGGTTATCTTTTTGAAAGGCATGTGCATGGGCGCGGCGGACGTAGTGCCCGGCGTATCAGGCGGCACCATCGCCTTTATCACCGGCGTTTATGATGAATGGTTAAACTCCCTCAAACGCTGCACCCCCGCCGTTTTACTGATGCTCAAGACAGACGGCCTCGCCAACACCTGGCGCTACATCAACGGCAACTTCCTTCTCGCCCTCTTCGGCGGCATCCTCGTCAGTCTGAAAACCTTCGCCGCCATCGTACTGATCGCCATGGAAACCTACCCCATCCTGGTATGGGCATTCTTCTCCGGCCTGGTGTTAGCTTCAATTTACCTGCTCGGTAAATCCCAAACCAGCTGGCGCTTGCCCCACTGGATTGCACTACTGATGGGCGCCGCCTTTATCTATGCCGTAGCGAATCTGGCCCCGGCCCAGCTACCGGGCTACGCCTGGATACTCTTCCTGGGCGGATTCGTCGCCATCTGCGCCATGATATTACCCGGCATTTCCGGCAGCTTTATCCTCTTACTCGTTGGCCTATACCCGGTCTTCCTCAACGCCATCCACAACCTCGAAATCGGCAAACTCCTCGCCTTCGGCCTGGGCTGCATCTGCGGCCTGATCATCTTCTCCCGCTTCCTCTCCTGGCTGCTGACGAGCTACCACCGCGCGACACTGGCGACCCTGATCGGCTTCCTCGTAGGCTCGCTCTACGTCACCTGGCCCTGGAAGCAGGTGCTGACCACGACGCTAGATAGCGATGGCAACATCGTTGTTTTGCAACAAGCTAATCTCAGCCCGTTTGAATACCTCTCAGTAACTGGCGTAGAGCCGATGTTGTTTGCAGCGTGTTTAAGTGCGTTGGCGGGAGTTTTGTTGGTAGTGGTAACCGAGTACGTGGCGCATCGGTTGAAGAGATAA
- a CDS encoding alpha/beta hydrolase — translation MSDSMILDKELLFRLAEELPPLQFVAEQDRRWPLEADPQTYLDYYHINFAREFPEVVHGFGRVDSNNFRVATHYWLPPKPKGTVVIVHGYYDHVGVYHHPIQLALQQGYAVLAFDLPGHGLSSGMTASIDSFDHYADVLADLLNRSRDLLPQHRFALGQSMGGAVLLNYCWRYSPDDFAKFALCAPLILPRGWRSGRMLYRLLKGFVSHVPRRFTPSSHDPEFADFIARRDPLQSQYLSVVWITAMKIWAEGFRHFKPLDKAMLIVQGTGDRTVEWRYNLEQLREKLPNAEVKLIADAGHHLVNESTEYRAQVFTYIQSYFFNE, via the coding sequence GTGTCCGATTCCATGATACTCGATAAAGAACTGCTGTTTCGCTTGGCAGAGGAATTACCGCCACTTCAGTTCGTGGCCGAACAGGATCGGCGATGGCCGCTGGAGGCTGATCCACAAACCTATCTCGACTACTACCACATTAATTTCGCACGCGAATTTCCTGAGGTTGTGCACGGGTTCGGGCGTGTCGACAGCAACAATTTCCGGGTGGCGACTCACTACTGGTTACCACCAAAACCCAAGGGCACCGTCGTCATTGTCCATGGTTATTACGATCACGTCGGGGTGTATCACCATCCCATTCAATTGGCGTTGCAACAAGGGTATGCCGTCCTGGCTTTTGATTTGCCCGGCCACGGACTCAGCAGCGGCATGACGGCATCAATTGATTCCTTCGATCACTACGCCGATGTGCTTGCCGATCTGTTAAATCGCTCCCGGGATCTCTTACCGCAACACCGTTTTGCGCTGGGGCAAAGCATGGGCGGCGCTGTGTTGCTCAACTATTGCTGGCGTTACTCACCGGATGATTTCGCTAAATTTGCGCTTTGTGCCCCGCTGATTTTGCCGCGTGGCTGGCGCTCCGGCCGTATGCTCTACCGCCTGCTCAAAGGTTTCGTCAGCCATGTGCCGCGGCGGTTTACCCCCAGCTCCCATGATCCGGAATTTGCTGACTTCATCGCGCGCCGCGATCCCTTGCAATCGCAATACCTGTCTGTGGTCTGGATTACAGCCATGAAAATCTGGGCTGAAGGTTTCCGCCACTTCAAACCGCTGGATAAAGCGATGCTGATTGTACAGGGAACTGGCGATCGAACTGTGGAATGGCGCTACAACCTTGAACAATTGCGCGAAAAATTACCCAACGCCGAGGTCAAGTTGATCGCCGATGCCGGGCATCATTTGGTTAACGAAAGCACAGAATATCGCGCGCAGGTCTTCACCTATATCCAAAGCTATTTCTTCAACGAGTGA